TTCGAATTTGTGTTTCTGTGCATCAGTGAGAATGCTGTAACAGAGTTGTTTTGTTTCGATGGCAGTTAGCGGAGGAAAATCCATCGGGGTGACTTTGCCGTCGATCCTTATCTGGGGTGGAGTATTGGTCGTGATGTGGAGGTCCGAACCACCTCGCTCAACCAGTTCTTTCAGTAATTGATGTAAATTAGCCATCTTTGGATCTCCCCCTAATCGTCAGCAACGGTTACCCGCAGCACCTCTTCGAAAGACGTAACCCCTTCCTTCAGCTTGGTCAGCCCCGATTGGCGCATGGTTTTTATGCCCAGGCGCATGGACTCCCGCTTGATCTCGGCTGTGTTCGCACCGTTGAGAATAAGTTCCCGTATTTCTTCCAGCATGGGCATGACCTGGTAAAAGCCAACCCTCCCCTTGTAACCGGTACCGTTGCATTTGGGGCAACCGGCCCCCTTGTAACAGACAAAGGAGGAGGCTTCCTCGGCTGGAACGCCTGCGGTGATCAAAGCGTTGACAGGAATTTCATCGATAATCTTACACTCTGAACATACCCTTCTGGCGAGCCGCTGTGCTGTAATCAGGTTTACTGCAGAGGCAACGAGAAAGGGTTCAATGCCCATGTTCAACAGACGGTTGATAGTGGACGGTGCATCGTTGGTATGCAGGGTGGAAAGTACCATATGGCCGGTCAATGCCGCCTTGACGCCGATTTCTGCCGTTTCGAAGTCACGGATTTCGCCGATCATGATAATGTCCGGGTCCTGGCGCAAAAAAGAACGGAGGGCTGCGGCAAAGTTGAGACCGATATCCTCGTGCATCTGCACCTGGTTTATCCCGGCAAAGTTGAATTCGACCGGGTCCTCGGCAGTTGATATATTTTCACTTATCTTGTTGAGCTCGGATAGGGCTGAGTAAAGCGATACGGTTTTGCCGCTGCCGGTTGGGCCTGTGACCAGAACCATACCAAACGGCTTATGGATTTCCTTTTGAAAGGCCGCCAGAGCGTCCTCTTCATATCCCAGCTTGGTCATATCCAGCTGCAGGTTTGATTTGTCCAGAAGCCGCATAACGATCTTTTCGCCAAACAGGGTAGGCAGAACGGAGACGCGGAAATCCATGTCCTTGCCCCCGCCCAGCTTGATCTTGATGCGGCCGTCCTGTGGCAGGCGGCGTTCGGCGATGTCCAGCTCGGCCATGATCTTGATTCTCGAAGTAATGGCATTTTTGAGCTTCATCGGCGGTTTCATGACTTCATACAAAATGCCGTCAATCCTGTATCTGACTCTGAAACTTCTTTCATATGGCTCTATGTGAATGTCACTGGCCTTCTTCTTGATCGCGTCGGTAAGGATCAGGTTCACCAGTTTGACAACCGGAGCATCCTCTGTGGCCCGCTCAAGGGACGAGACATCTATGTCCTCTTCATCCCCGACAACTTCCAGGTCATCCAGCTCGAAATCGTTCATTACATCGGCCAAAGAGGCCGACTGATCGTACAGCTTGTCAATGGCAGCTTTGATCGAGGTTTCAGACGCCACAACCACTTCAATGTTGTAGCCGGTCATGAACTTGATGTCATCTATGGCGAATATATTGGAAGGATCGCACATGGCGATTATCAGGGTGCCACCTGATCTGTTCACCGGCACGATCTGGTACTTCTGGGCAATGTCGACTGGAATAATCTTGACGACAGCAGGATCGACTTCAAAATCCTGCAGGTTTATGGAAGGGAAGCCGTATTGCTTGGAGAGAAAGGATGTCAGGTCAGGTTCGGAAATAAGACCGTTTTTTATGAGAATAGAACCCAAGCGCTGCTGGCCGCCCGCCTCCTTCTGTTCCTGGAGAGCGTTGGTCAACTGCTCTTTGGTTATGATGTTGTTTTTGACCAGGAGCTCTCCCAGCCTGCTTACATGCATAAGAAATCCTCAGATTAATTAAGTCGAACCCTACGAATAGTATTTTGTAACGACTATTAAGTCAAGCATTAGTTCCCCTTCACCGCCGTCAAAAGACAGCTTTTCATAAGGCCTCTCGGGGGGGCTAAGCCAGTCCAGTGTGAAAAAGCAATTTCCCCTTGTGCCGCAAGCATGCCAAGTCCGTTGGCCGTTCTGCACCCGTGTAAGCGAGCCAACTCAAGAAAGGGGGTTATGGGAGGTGCATAGACCATGTCGTAAAAGGAGGCAGATACCCCTTTTATTGAGGATCCGGAAAATCCGTTAAAAGACGTATTATTCATTCCCACCGATGTGGTATTGATCACCAGATCGAACCGTTGCAAGTGCTCTGCCGATAAGAGCACCTCCAAAGAAATGGAATGGAATTCGATCTTGTTGAACACCCCTGCAAAATGGCCGATCAGCTCATTTGCCTTCTCTCTGTTTCTGTTTGCCACAGTGATCGAAACCGCCCCCCCATTGCCAAGGGCAGCAAGGGTGCCCCTTGCGGCGCCACCAGCCCCGAGAATGAGAACCTTCGCTCCGCCAGGCTCAAATGCCAAATCTTCTTTCAGGGAAACCAACAGACCGGCGCCATCCGTATTATATCCCACCAGCAAGTCCCCTTCCCTGTTGACGGTATTGACAGCCCCCGCCAACTCAGCCTCTGGGCTCAATCTGTCAAGATATGGAATAATGGCCGATTTATGGGGAATAGTCACATTGAAGCCGACTATTCCCAGGCTTTTCAATCCTTGGATCGCCTCTCCCAACCGATCTGGAGAGACAGGAAAAGGAACATAGACATAATCAAGGCCAAGCGCATCAAGGGCAGCATTATGCATGAGCGGAGAAAGGGAATGGCTCAGCGGTGAGCCTATGATGCCGAGAACCTTTGTCCAACCTGAGATTGCTGGTTTCATCTGATTCCGTACCCACTGAGGATCTGTGCTACCTGCATCTGCATCTGCGGTGCGATTCTCTCAGCAGCCCGCAATTCCGCCACTCCCTGACCAAGCTGGCGCATTCGCAGCAATGTTTCTCCAGATTCCAGATGACTGTTTGCATAAATGAGGATCGCCTTGCCCGTATCCAGATCTCGGAAAAACATCTCACCGGAAATGCCACGCAGGATATAGTTGTCCCAGACGGTGAGATCGGGGTAAAGCTCTTCCCCCTTTCCTCGAATCAATTGATAGCAGATACCCCGTTGTAAAAGCCGGTAATCCGGAAACTGAATCGAGTAGCGAGTGGAGAAATCCACAAAGACCGGCTTTCGGTCGTATTGTTCCACAATGACCAGTTGCAGTGCATTTTCCGGGGCCTGCGACTCCAGTGGAATGGACCTGAGCATGCTGTGTCGGAAGAGCTGGGGAAAAGTGTCGAGGTACCAGTTGAAAACCAGATGTGGAGTATGGGGAAGATCCAGGTCTTCTCGCATTTTTTCCACGCCCTGCAGGTACCAGAGCGGAAACGCACCGCTGTCACCCCAAGTGAAGAGAATGGCGCCCTGTGGCAGGGACCGGAGCGTATTGCTGGCATAGTCATAGGCTATATAGTTTTCATGTTGGTCGTTTTCAACGTAGTGCAGGGCGCATACAGTTGCTGGAAAAGCAAGCAGGAGAAGTGCGACAGCTGTTTTAACGGGCAAGGTCGAGACAATCGAGGAGGGAAATAGAGCCAGTGCATTCTGCACCAGGGCAAAAAGTCCCAGGCCGATGAGGACCGCAGAAAGCAAATACAGGGGGGTGAAAAATTCCTCCGTAAGGAAAATCATGTCAAGGGGGGTATTGAAATACCCGGCAATAACCAGCAGAAAAAACAGGATGCCTATCAGGTAAGCCAGGATCTCGTCCCATCTCTTTTTCAGAAAAGCAAAGACTCCGATTAAAACCAGCACCAGCCCGACCCAGGTAAATTCATAGGGTATATTGAAGGCATTTATCTGGTCCCAAAGCAGGCTCAGGTCCCTCACCGGCTTTTCTGAAGGATAACCCCTGCGCAGCAGGTTCCAGAGAAACTGGGTCAAGGTCTTCGAATCACCCCAGTTAAGAAGCGGGTTTTGCATCGCCCTGACCGGCAAATGAAGATGAACCGCAAACCCGAGGACGCCGAAGAACAGGGCAAGGATAAATTCCTTGATCCGCCAGATCAGCCGCCAGTTCATGGTAAGAATAAGGACCGCATAGGAAGGTAGCAAAAGAACGATCGTCTGATGGGCGCCAAAAGCCAGTCCGCAAAGAAAGGCACCCAAATAGATATAGGCAGAATGCTCCTCTCCCTGACGGTAACGATCTCTCCAGAGAAGGAGAAGATAAAAGACCATTGCGGACAAGAAGGCTATCAGAGGGTAAGGCTTGTCGTGATTGGACTGCAGCCAGAGTCTGGCTGAAAAGGCAAAGCTGGTTGCAGCACAGAGAGCGATGATTTTTTTATAAATTTCGGACTGCCTGGCATTTGCATCTAATTCTTCGCCGGCCAGCAGATGACAGACAATGAGATAAACGCCATAGCAAGCAGCAGCTGCAGAAACAGCAGTGGCAAAGTTCACACGAAAGGCAATACTGCCAAAGGGCAGATAGGTAAAAGGTTTGGCATAGTTGACAAATAACGGGTAGCCAGGGGAGTGGGCGGTACCCAGGGAGAAGATGGCCGTGAGAAATTCGCCGCTGTCAAAGAATGTGACACTGGGAGCGAGAGTCAGCAGATAAATGGTAAGCGGCACCGTAAAGGCAAGCACCGCAAATGGATCAATTCTCTCAGTCCACCTGAAATTACTCAATCAATTTCTCCTTTGACCGCTGTTTTCGCTTATTTTTTTCAGAGAAACCTTGTCGCGCCAGAGATAGTAGAATCCTGCCACGATCACAGGGAAAAAACCGGTCCCGTGCATAACCAGAGCCACACTGAGAGACTGCTCCTTGGAAATGTTGAATGCCATAAGGCCATAAACGCACGCTGCGTGGTAGGTTCCCACATAGCCCGGCGACGCCGGCACCATAACGGCAAAGACAAGAAAAACCATGATCAGCATGGAAGCGGTAATGGGCAGAGTTATGTTGAACGACTGAAGAATCAGATGCAACGGCCAGATGCAGGTGGCCCAGACAGCGAAGGAAGTAAACAGGAGGATGAGTATTTCCGAGGGCCTGGAAGAGAGACGAATGCCGGAGATGAATGACCCCAGGAGAGGTATCACCTTCTCTGAAACCTTGGCAGGAAAAGGTCTCAGCAATACGCCCACCACATGTATGGTGCGCATGGTTCTCTTTTTCAGCAGAAAGAGAAATGCCAGCACCACAAGGTAAACGCCGAGGGTGACGTAGCCTCCCATTTTCAGGCCATCCTGGACATTTTCCATGCCGGCCGGCAGCTTTACGGTAAAAAAGGTTATGAGCAGTATGAGCAGAACAGTGAAACCATCGAAGAGCCGGTCCACAACCAGCGTCGCAAAAACAGCGCTGGTTTCGATCTCCTCTTTCTGTCCCAGAACATATGCCCTGACGAATTCACCCAATCGCGCCGGCAGGATGTTGTTTGCCATGTAGCCGATAATGGTGGCGGGGAAAAGGTTTGCCATGACTGTCCGCTTGATGGGCAAAAGCAGATATTTCCACCGTACCGCTCGCAGATAGTAACTGACAAACGTCAGGAACACCACGGGCAACAGATAGCGGTAGTCCATCGCCCTGAAGGCCTCTAATACCTTGTCGAAGTCTATCTTGCGAAAGAGCAGCACCATGAAGCAAAGGCTGATTCCTACCCCCGCCAGAAGCTTTTTGTCGATCGTTTTCCCGGACAAGTTCAATCCTTCAGGTATTCGTCGTATTCGATAACGAAAGCCTTGCTCAAAATGTCACGGCACCGCTGAATATCATCGGCTATGGCCTGCTGCAGGGAAGAAACGTCCGCAAAGCTTTTTTCATCGCGGATCCTGTCGATGAAGTAGACCCTGATTTCCTTCTGGTAGAGATCCCCCTCGAAGTCGAAGAGAAAGACCTCGACAGACAAGGCGTGGTTTTTGAACGTGGGATTGGTTCCGATGTTACAGGCGCCGGCATAAAAAACCCCATCCACTTTCACCTTGACTGCATAAACACCGTCTTTAGGCAGTAACTCCTTTTCCGTCTCCAGGTTTGCCGTGGGGAAACCAAGCCCCTTGCCGCGGTGATGGCCGTGGACAACCGTGCCACCTACCGAGAAATGCCTCCCCAGCAGGGGAACCACCCCCTTGACGTCGCCGCTTGCAATCATCTTTCTGATGGCCGTGCTGCTGAAAATGGTACTCCCATTGCTTATCGGTTTCAACTCCTCGACCTTAAAGGAAAATTCATCTCCCAAAAGGGTAAGTAGCGACACATTGCCTTCACGGTTGCGGCCGAATGCATAATCGTAGCCTATGATCAACTTGCTCATCCCCAGCTTGCCAACCAGAATATTTGCGACAAAGTCTCTGGCTGTGGTCGAGGCAAATTGATGATCAAAGGCAATCTCCACCAGATAATCGATGCCCGACGCCTCGATAAGTGTTTCCTTCTCGGCATAGGTATTGATCAACTGCGGGCTTTTCTGGGGAGCCAGGACCTTCAATGGATGGGGGATAAATGTCACGACTACCGACACTCCTCCCGAATCGGCTGCAGCCTTTTTTACCTTGCGGAATATTTCCCGATGCCCCAGGTGTACACCGTCGAAATTGCCGACAGTGACCACGGCATTGGTCAATGGCTCTGTTATCCGGGAAAGATCTTTTATTATTCTCATAGATTTGTCTGAAGCCAAAGGCTCAGCCTGTCCTGGTTTCGCTCGGATTGATTTTCTTTTTGCCGAAGATAAGCGCCACCCAGACACTGACCTCGTACATGAGGTACAGTGGCACCATGATGACGAACATGGTGATCAGGTCCGCATGGAAGGCAGCTATTATGGAACTGGCCAGGAGGGCGTATTTGCGGTTTCTGGCCAGCAATTGATAGTTGACGATGCCGAACCGGGCCAGCAGGAGGGCCAGCACCGGCAGTTCGAAGATCAGGCCGAACATGAGGATCAGACGGAGGCAGAAGTTGACATAGGCGCTGAGATTGAACCAGCTCTGAAGTCCCTGTGCCTCATAGGAAAGGGAAAAGTTGATGATGACGGGCCAGATGACGATGAGAAAAAATGCTGCACCGGCGCAGAAGCTGATGGTACTGGCCGTAACGAATGGGATGACCATTCTCCGTTCCCTGCCGGTCAACCCAGGCGCCACAAACAGCCACACCTGATGGAAAAGCACCGGCAGCACCAGGATCAATCCGGCAATGATGGAAATCTTGCACTGGATAAAGAAAGGCTCAAGGGGCGCACTGTAATTGAGTACCCTCTCCTTTGCGGAGGTCTTGAATTCCTCATCCAGTTTATAGCGGCTGTAGATCGAGGGATAGCGTTCCTTCACCTCGTTATAGACCTGTTTTTTCAGTTCGGTCAGATAGGTCTTGCCAGTCAAGGGCTTTTCGACAAAAGTAAGCAGATCGTTGGAAAAGTTCCATGATATTCCCATGCCGATGACAACAGCAATGAAGGAAATGATGATCCGTTTTCGCAGCTCCACCAGATGTTCTATAAACGGCAGGACTTTCTCATCGGCCATGGAATACCCTCTTTTCGACCACCTTGACAGCACCGAGCTTTATAACACAGCAGAAAGCCAAAGCGCAACAGCTAAGAGGGCTCGTCCCGTGAGCCGGAGGTTTATTCCAACGCCGGAAAAGTTTGCGGGTCAAAAGGACCGGATCATGGTCTCTGCCACCTTGTCGAGAAGAATTTCACCATCTATATTTACAGTATCCATAACCGCTTTGGGCATGCCGAAAACGATACAGGTTTTCTCCGACTCGATAAAAACTTTGCCTCCTGCATCCTTGACGGCTTTGGCGCCCGAGGCTCCATCCCTGCCCATTCCGGTCAGGACAAAGGAAAGGATTTTACCGCCACAGGCAGCTGCTGCTGATTCAAAGAGCACATCTACCGAGGGCCGGTGCAACGTCCCCTCCGGAAGGGAATCCAGGACAACGAGCAGGTGATTCCCCTCCCTTTTCAACTTCAGGTGACTTCCGGCCGGAGCGATATAGACCGTACCGGGCATTACCGCCTCATCGTTTTTCGCTTCCTTGACAGGTACAGCACAAAGGCGATCGAGCCGTTCCGCTAATGGCGCAGTGAAACCGGCAGGCATGTGCTGGACGATCAGTATGGGACAGGGGAAAGAAGCGGGAATCCTGGTCAGAATGTTCTGCAATGCCGGTGGCCCACCTGTCGATGTACCGATCAGCACGACCTCCGTTTCCCTCTTTTCCGCCACCACCTGGACCGGCGGCGAGACCTCTCTTCCCTCCCCCACCCGGAGTTTGTCCACATCCACCTGGGCCGCCATCCTGATTTTGGAGATCAGTTCCCGGGCAAGCACGGAAATATCCATAGCACCGCCTGCGGCAGATTTGTCGACAAAATCCACTGCCCCCAGTTCCAGGGCGCGCAGTGTGTTGTCGCCCCCTTTCTCCATCAGGGAGCTGAGCATGATCACCGGCGCCGGGCATTCCTTCATGATCCTTTCCAGGGCGGACAGACCATCCAAAACCGGCATCTTCACATCCAGGGTCACCACGTCCGGTTTCAGGGATTTGATCATATCTATGGCCATTTCTCCATTGGAGGCCACATCAATGACCTGGATGTCCGAACTGTTCTCGAACATCCGGACTATGGCCCTTCTCACGAAGGCCGAATCATCGACCACCAACACCCGTATTTTCCGTTGCCCATTTGCGGTCATGTGGGATTTTTCCCTTTCAGCTGGTAGATAATTGCCTCCGGCAAGCGCAGAGGAAGATAACAGGTAGTAATCCTGGACAGGGATTCGGAATGGCCGAGAAAAAGAAGCCCCTCATCCCTCAGAGAGTGGGCGAGATTTTCCACGATGCTTTTGATTGTTTCATCCCCGAAATAGATCAGCACATTCCTGCAGAAGATAATGTCCAGACCACCTTCCGGCAGGAGGTCCACATCCAGCAGGTTGCCCACCATGAAGCGGGTAATGCTTCGAACCGCCTCATTTACCTGATAGCCTTCACTGCATTCATTGAAATAGCGCTTGAGATACCGAGCAGGTGTCGATTGAAAGGCTCGCCCCGCATAAATGCCCTTCTTCGCCTGTGCAATAGCTTTATGGTCCACATCAATGCCCGTTATGCGCACATCCCAACTCCAGGCAAAACAGCCCGATTCCAGAACAAGCATGGCCAACGTATAGACCTCTTCCCCCGTAGAGCAGCCTGCTGAAAGGATCCGCAGCGTTTTATCGCCATCTCTCAGCTTCTTCTCTTTCAGGGCAGGAAGCATAGCTTGGGAAAAAGCATTCAATTGACTCTCTTCCCTGAAAAAATAGGTCTCATTGTTGGTCAGGAGGGAAATGAAGGTGTTGAGCTCTTCCGCAGCTTGCGGGCCGAACTTGAGGTAAGCATAATATTCGGAAAAGGTGGAAAGCCTGAGCTGTCGGAGGTGGGGTAACAGCTTGAGAGACAGTGCCTCCCTCCTGCTGCTCTCCAGTTTCAGACCGAATTTCGACGCCACGTAGTCCTTCAAAAGCCTGAACTCTTCTGAAGTCATGACCGGTTTGGCAGAGCTTCCCATCATTTAGTGTCCCGTTTCTCCAGGACATTCGTCCTGGCCAGCATCAGGCCCGGCCTCCTCTGAGGACAAGAGCATGACTGGCTGCTGTCCGTATCTCTTCAACAGGGTCATTTTTTACCAGGTCAGCCAGGACTCCCATGCTCTGCTCATCATCAAATTTGCCGATTACGGAAAGTACTCCCTGACGCAACAACAACGGTTCATTGCCTCCAGCCAATGCATGGAGCTGGGAAAGATGAGCCGATCCCAGCTCATAAAGCGCTTCACTAGCGTATTTGACAAGTTCCGGGTCGGCAAGGCATTTCGCCAGTTCCGGCACGGCAAGACAGTTTCCCGTTTCTGCCAGAGCAGACACGGCATTTTTCTTCACCATAATATCAGGATCTTTCAAGGCTGCGGCAATAAAAGGAATAGCAGAATCGGAGCCAGATCTTCCCAGTCCCTGCAATGCCGCTGCCCGCACACTCCAGTGCCGGTCCTGTGTGGCTTCGGCAATTTCCTCGACAAATTCGCCAGCCGCAATGCTTGCCAGGGCCTGGACGGCCAGCCGCCTGATATCGGGATCGCCATGACCAAGGTATCGGGACAGGGTTTGCCATCCTCCTCCTTTTCTGCTGCCGATCTTGCCGAGGGCTTCAATGACGGCAAATTCCAGGCGGGTGGAAATGCCGCCATCTGCCAGGTAGTCTACCAGTGTCATTTCAGCTTCTGTCCTGCCGATTCTGCCCATGGCCATGATGATCTCATAATCGAGCCGCTCATCCTGCCTGCCAAGTTGCTCCAGGATATGGTTCACAGGCATAGCCTCCCCATACTCGGTCAGGGAAAACAGCGCTTCCCGCCTGACCAGTTCTTCTTCATCCGAAAGTGCGGAAACCAATAGGGACAAGAACTCCTTTTTCTTCCATTTTCCGGCCGCTTTCACCGCTTCCAGGCGGACAAGAACTTCCCTGTCGTCAAACAGCCCCGACAGGTGATCGGTGAAGATATCAGCTTCGGCATAGCCTGAAACGAGGGCGGCAACCATTCTCTGCTGCAGATCGGCAGATTGGAAGAGATGATTGCACAGAGGGCTGATCCTGTCGGGAGAGAATCGCGAAATCACCTTTGCTGCCATGTCAGTCATGGAGTTGGCGGTACTGCCGTTCTCCAGCATGGATTCCGCCAGCTTGAATACCTCGGGCTCCGTTGTGCCGGCCAGAGAAGCAAGCACCTCCAGCTGGACCTCGGGAGAGCCCTGATGAAAGAGGGACAGCAGGTGATCCACCGAAACCTTGCCGTTCAGATTGCGCAACAGACACAGGACTACCGCCTGGACCTTCTGACTGTTGCGGAGCAGTCCTTCCTCAAGGGTGGTGGCGGCAGAGGCCATGCCTGTTATGGCTTTTTTCACGACTTCCTCGTAATCGTGCTCTTCCAGGAGTCTCAACAGTGTCGGGATTGCAGCCTTCTCGCCCACAAGCCCCAACAATGCCACAGCGGCCCCCTTGCCATCCCCGTTTCCGCTGGAAAGGTGCCGCAACAGGTTTTCTATGCCTCGCCTGGTAATGGAGGACACCAGGTAGTCCTTTGCAACAGCGCCCCCCTTCTCGACAACGGCAACGATGGCCCCGGCAGCTGCAGCAATGTGCTTCTCCGGATCGTCACAAAGAACTTTCAGCAAATGGGGCAGCGCCCTGGCATCGCCAATCTTGCCCAGAGCCTTCAATACCGGGTCCATCAGCAATTCATGGTCAAGGAGAGGTATCAGGTGGGGTACTGCGCGGCTGTCCGCCATTTCCCCCATGGCGACCACGGCAGGATATTGCAGCCAGAAATCTCCTTCCAGCAATTGGATGAGGGGCAGCAAAGCGGCATCGTCACCGATTTTTCCCAGTGCCTCGGCTGCAGCATGACTGACATTGATATCCGGGTCCCGCAAAGCTTCGATCAATGGGTAAAGGGCCTCGCGACTGGCGATATCCCCGAGCATTACCGCGCTGAAATTCCTCACTTCCTCATCCGCATCCCGCAAAAGCGCAATCAGGGCAGGAACCGCCTGTCGGCCGAATCTGACCAGGACTTCCATTGCCCCGTTCCTCAGGTCGGCATTACCGTCGTTTCTCACCGCACTTTCCAGCACTGGATAAATTTCCGGAAAGCCAATGGAAAGTGCCTGATCCATGGCCTCAGCCCTGAATCCCAGATCCTGATCCCC
This region of Geotalea daltonii FRC-32 genomic DNA includes:
- the aroE gene encoding shikimate dehydrogenase, which codes for MKPAISGWTKVLGIIGSPLSHSLSPLMHNAALDALGLDYVYVPFPVSPDRLGEAIQGLKSLGIVGFNVTIPHKSAIIPYLDRLSPEAELAGAVNTVNREGDLLVGYNTDGAGLLVSLKEDLAFEPGGAKVLILGAGGAARGTLAALGNGGAVSITVANRNREKANELIGHFAGVFNKIEFHSISLEVLLSAEHLQRFDLVINTTSVGMNNTSFNGFSGSSIKGVSASFYDMVYAPPITPFLELARLHGCRTANGLGMLAAQGEIAFSHWTGLAPPRGLMKSCLLTAVKGN
- a CDS encoding protein-glutamate methylesterase/protein-glutamine glutaminase, with amino-acid sequence MTANGQRKIRVLVVDDSAFVRRAIVRMFENSSDIQVIDVASNGEMAIDMIKSLKPDVVTLDVKMPVLDGLSALERIMKECPAPVIMLSSLMEKGGDNTLRALELGAVDFVDKSAAGGAMDISVLARELISKIRMAAQVDVDKLRVGEGREVSPPVQVVAEKRETEVVLIGTSTGGPPALQNILTRIPASFPCPILIVQHMPAGFTAPLAERLDRLCAVPVKEAKNDEAVMPGTVYIAPAGSHLKLKREGNHLLVVLDSLPEGTLHRPSVDVLFESAAAACGGKILSFVLTGMGRDGASGAKAVKDAGGKVFIESEKTCIVFGMPKAVMDTVNIDGEILLDKVAETMIRSF
- a CDS encoding lysylphosphatidylglycerol synthase transmembrane domain-containing protein, which produces MSGKTIDKKLLAGVGISLCFMVLLFRKIDFDKVLEAFRAMDYRYLLPVVFLTFVSYYLRAVRWKYLLLPIKRTVMANLFPATIIGYMANNILPARLGEFVRAYVLGQKEEIETSAVFATLVVDRLFDGFTVLLILLITFFTVKLPAGMENVQDGLKMGGYVTLGVYLVVLAFLFLLKKRTMRTIHVVGVLLRPFPAKVSEKVIPLLGSFISGIRLSSRPSEILILLFTSFAVWATCIWPLHLILQSFNITLPITASMLIMVFLVFAVMVPASPGYVGTYHAACVYGLMAFNISKEQSLSVALVMHGTGFFPVIVAGFYYLWRDKVSLKKISENSGQRRN
- a CDS encoding CheR family methyltransferase; the protein is MMGSSAKPVMTSEEFRLLKDYVASKFGLKLESSRREALSLKLLPHLRQLRLSTFSEYYAYLKFGPQAAEELNTFISLLTNNETYFFREESQLNAFSQAMLPALKEKKLRDGDKTLRILSAGCSTGEEVYTLAMLVLESGCFAWSWDVRITGIDVDHKAIAQAKKGIYAGRAFQSTPARYLKRYFNECSEGYQVNEAVRSITRFMVGNLLDVDLLPEGGLDIIFCRNVLIYFGDETIKSIVENLAHSLRDEGLLFLGHSESLSRITTCYLPLRLPEAIIYQLKGKNPT
- the pilB gene encoding type IV-A pilus assembly ATPase PilB; its protein translation is MHVSRLGELLVKNNIITKEQLTNALQEQKEAGGQQRLGSILIKNGLISEPDLTSFLSKQYGFPSINLQDFEVDPAVVKIIPVDIAQKYQIVPVNRSGGTLIIAMCDPSNIFAIDDIKFMTGYNIEVVVASETSIKAAIDKLYDQSASLADVMNDFELDDLEVVGDEEDIDVSSLERATEDAPVVKLVNLILTDAIKKKASDIHIEPYERSFRVRYRIDGILYEVMKPPMKLKNAITSRIKIMAELDIAERRLPQDGRIKIKLGGGKDMDFRVSVLPTLFGEKIVMRLLDKSNLQLDMTKLGYEEDALAAFQKEIHKPFGMVLVTGPTGSGKTVSLYSALSELNKISENISTAEDPVEFNFAGINQVQMHEDIGLNFAAALRSFLRQDPDIIMIGEIRDFETAEIGVKAALTGHMVLSTLHTNDAPSTINRLLNMGIEPFLVASAVNLITAQRLARRVCSECKIIDEIPVNALITAGVPAEEASSFVCYKGAGCPKCNGTGYKGRVGFYQVMPMLEEIRELILNGANTAEIKRESMRLGIKTMRQSGLTKLKEGVTSFEEVLRVTVADD
- a CDS encoding protein O-mannosyl-transferase family, coding for MSNFRWTERIDPFAVLAFTVPLTIYLLTLAPSVTFFDSGEFLTAIFSLGTAHSPGYPLFVNYAKPFTYLPFGSIAFRVNFATAVSAAAACYGVYLIVCHLLAGEELDANARQSEIYKKIIALCAATSFAFSARLWLQSNHDKPYPLIAFLSAMVFYLLLLWRDRYRQGEEHSAYIYLGAFLCGLAFGAHQTIVLLLPSYAVLILTMNWRLIWRIKEFILALFFGVLGFAVHLHLPVRAMQNPLLNWGDSKTLTQFLWNLLRRGYPSEKPVRDLSLLWDQINAFNIPYEFTWVGLVLVLIGVFAFLKKRWDEILAYLIGILFFLLVIAGYFNTPLDMIFLTEEFFTPLYLLSAVLIGLGLFALVQNALALFPSSIVSTLPVKTAVALLLLAFPATVCALHYVENDQHENYIAYDYASNTLRSLPQGAILFTWGDSGAFPLWYLQGVEKMREDLDLPHTPHLVFNWYLDTFPQLFRHSMLRSIPLESQAPENALQLVIVEQYDRKPVFVDFSTRYSIQFPDYRLLQRGICYQLIRGKGEELYPDLTVWDNYILRGISGEMFFRDLDTGKAILIYANSHLESGETLLRMRQLGQGVAELRAAERIAPQMQMQVAQILSGYGIR
- the tatC gene encoding twin-arginine translocase subunit TatC, translated to MADEKVLPFIEHLVELRKRIIISFIAVVIGMGISWNFSNDLLTFVEKPLTGKTYLTELKKQVYNEVKERYPSIYSRYKLDEEFKTSAKERVLNYSAPLEPFFIQCKISIIAGLILVLPVLFHQVWLFVAPGLTGRERRMVIPFVTASTISFCAGAAFFLIVIWPVIINFSLSYEAQGLQSWFNLSAYVNFCLRLILMFGLIFELPVLALLLARFGIVNYQLLARNRKYALLASSIIAAFHADLITMFVIMVPLYLMYEVSVWVALIFGKKKINPSETRTG
- a CDS encoding bifunctional riboflavin kinase/FAD synthetase — translated: MRIIKDLSRITEPLTNAVVTVGNFDGVHLGHREIFRKVKKAAADSGGVSVVVTFIPHPLKVLAPQKSPQLINTYAEKETLIEASGIDYLVEIAFDHQFASTTARDFVANILVGKLGMSKLIIGYDYAFGRNREGNVSLLTLLGDEFSFKVEELKPISNGSTIFSSTAIRKMIASGDVKGVVPLLGRHFSVGGTVVHGHHRGKGLGFPTANLETEKELLPKDGVYAVKVKVDGVFYAGACNIGTNPTFKNHALSVEVFLFDFEGDLYQKEIRVYFIDRIRDEKSFADVSSLQQAIADDIQRCRDILSKAFVIEYDEYLKD